One window of Quercus robur chromosome 5, dhQueRobu3.1, whole genome shotgun sequence genomic DNA carries:
- the LOC126727833 gene encoding uncharacterized protein LOC126727833: MGKGKSKDGGNEVRTGWKEPAELKDFCDLCATQVLDGKRNGGFFRREGVDAMIEQLGEMGKVVTHTQKLEASDEWWTRKLQACPKALTFKNKPLPNVQSMEIIFEGMVATGKNAFCTSGEIPKECTKGFGDSADSKEFVDPQCEPSVNVDPMEVEGPSSSWARSTMNKGKCSFNFLHQVS; encoded by the exons ATGGGTAAGGGGAAATCGAAGGACGGTGGTAATGAAGTGAGAACTGGTTGGAAAGAACCAGCGGAACTAAAAgatttttgtgatttgtgtgcTACTCAAGTCCTAGACGGCAAGAGGAATGGAGGATTTTTTAGAAGGGAAGGGGTTGATGCAATGATTGAGCAGTTGGGTGAAATGGGAAAAGTGGTGACTCACACGCA GAAGCTTGAGGCCAGTGATGAGTGGTGGACCCGAAAGCTTCAG GCATGTCCAAAGGCATTAACCTTTAAAAACAAACCTTTGCCGAATGTTCAGTCCATGGAAATCATATTTGAAGGCATGGTTGCAACGGGGAAAAATGCATTCTGCACGAGTGGTGAAATACCAAAGGAATGCACCAAAGGGTTTGGGGACTCCGCTGATAGCAAAGAATTTGTTGACCCTCAATGTGAACCCTCTGTGAATGTTGACCCAATGGAGGTTGAAGGCCCATCATCATCATGGGCAAGATCGACAATGAATAAGGGGAAATGTTCTTTTAATTTCCTGCATCAAGTATCATGA